DNA from Anser cygnoides isolate HZ-2024a breed goose chromosome 32, Taihu_goose_T2T_genome, whole genome shotgun sequence:
agaGGGGAATAGGTGAGGTTACTTCATCCCGGTGCGTGGGATGGGGATTTCTGCACgctggggaaagaaagaagggggggaaaggaggatACAGGAGGACAGAGAGTGTGGAGGAatgggaagagaaggggaagaaagggaagagagacaAGACAGGCGGAGAATGCATCCAGCGAGGGGAATGGAAGCactacaataataataacagcaataataacAACATAATATTAATAATGCACTTGGGGAAGGGCTGTTTTTCTTGGCGACACTGTCCACACTGATAAACACAGAGCAGCAAGTCAACCCACAGACCAATGCACACAGTCAAAGGGCCCTTCCAAGCATTTATATTTCAGACAACGTCCGGAGCTTCCCctctatttccttccttccttttattttctttccttcccctttctcccccagcagcctgcatCAGGTTTATCGGGGAACCTCGCAGATGTGCACCCACAAACCCCGAGCCCGGTGCAGAGACAAGTGCATCCCCGCACCCCAGCCGCTCCCGCTGTCTTGGTGCGGACAGGGAAGCTTCtcaggggaggtggggggggcaaATTCAGCAAAAATCCCCCCACCCAGATTCCCTCTCCAGTAGCTTTTGCCCGGGGTGAGACGCTCCGTGCTTTGCAAAGGGGCTATTGGGGATGGATTCAGCAAGGATGCGGGCAGCACCTTCGCTCTTGCCATGTGGttacttgggggggggggggaagctccCCCAAGCTTTTCTCCCATTTTCGGGCAgtcccagccccttcccagcacaCTGCCATGGTGCAGGGGTAACCTGGGTGACGAGGGTCCCTGCAGGGAAGGTGTCACCCGGCTGGATGGAGCGGGAGCATGGAGCCGAGCTCTCCTCGCAGGCATCAGAGCCCCGGTTATGGCTGGCATGAGTTAATGCCGGAGTCCCCCAGCACCTGGGGGGCCATGCACTATGGGGTTGGAgatgtggggtgctggggatgcCGCCGAGGCCCGTGAAGGGGGCAGAAATCTCCCTCGCTGGGGGGTCTGTAAGGATACAGGCGATGGGGAGGGAAAGCAGGGGGGACGGCAGCGCCCAAACACAGCGTGAATGGGagcccccccctcaaaaaaaaaaaaaatgtacccaTCATCCAGTTAAAAACACCTTATTTCTCCCATGCCAAATGCATCGCCacatctccccttccccacgAAAATCTGCGGAGAAAACCCATTCCTCCATCCTTCTTTGtcccaaagaaacaaaacaaataaagcgATGGCCCCCCCGTTTTGTCTGCCGGGGGGGGACTCACAAGAACCGTCCCTGCCCTCCATCCGAGACACATGGAGCTGTAGGGTTTTCCCCACACCTTACTGCGGTTATTTTCCCTCCTGGCTCCTGCATCTGTCTTCTTCCCAGCCGTGGGactggggggcaagggggggctgGGGCGAGGCGCTGGGAGGAAGCACtcatcatcatcttcctccCCGTCGGGGCACGAAGCGTGGAGGGACGGCAGCGGGGCTAAAAGCTTGGCTAAAAGATGCTCCGAGAAGGGTTGGGGCTGTCAGGAGCATCCCTGACCTGGCGGAGAAGCGCCCCCCCTGTTTCCCCCCCTGCCTCGCTCCTTTCCCTCGGAACAGATTCATTTGTCACTTGACACCTATTCCTATAATTGTGCGTAATTGTGATATGATTTACTGTCCCAGCTCTCGACACTTCTCATTCAGCTGAGCCACTACAAAAGGAtttggtgggatttttttttccctttttcagcaTTCTgcaattaaagaagaaaatgaagagaaaagcaCCTAAAGACGCGCTTAGGTGAGGCAAcaagagggaggagagaagaaagggaagaattaaGCGGCAAAGTTACTTTCCAAGCAAGCTCACGGCGTGTATTTTGATTCAGAAATGATTGCTTCACCTTCTTTCCCATGCGTGTTCATACACATTGCCTTGCACGGGAGGCATTCCAGagccatttctttccctttaattaTATATACAGGCATACACGTCCGTGTCTCCGGGTGCACACTCAGCCGCGCACACGCACACCTCCGACACGCCGGCTCCCAGCGCAGCCTACCTGGGAAAGGTGATTTCCAGAGGTGTGCAGACTGCGATTGCTCTTTGGAGCAGTACATTTGGCCGTCCCAGCCATTAGAAAGAGCCCAGTGCTGGTAACCTTCCATGGGAAGCAAAGCGTCGTGCCGCGGCTCCGGGTGGCCGCCCAGCCCCGGGACCACCGACACGTCCAAATAACCGGGGACCGGCTGGTAGGAGCTGGCGAAGCCGGGGTAAAAGGCGAATTCCTTGGCCCTCGACGGCAGCTCCTCGCCGGGCAGCGGCCCGCCGGCCTCGGGGTACTTTTCCCCGGGGTGGTAGGCGCAGGTTTTCTGCTGCAGGTTGACGCCGTGCGAGTGGGACAAGCGGCAGCCGTAGTAGCCGCCCCCGAAGGGGTACCCGTAGCCCAACGCCGCGCTGGATGCCGCCCCCGACGGGCactgccgggggggctcggcggccGCCAGCTCGGCGTACGCCGCTccctgcggcggcggcggcggcgcggggggcacggcgagccccggcggcggcggcggcggggggggcaaCACCTCCCGGCAGTGCCCCAAGCCCTCCATGCGGTTTTTCTCCCGCGGGGCTTCCTCGCAGCGGCAGGCCAGGCCGTCGGGCCAGCGCGGGGGGAGGCCGAGCGGCGCCGTCATGTCATGCCGAGCTGCTCCTCCCGCCTCCGCCGCCACCGCTCCcgtggccgccgccgccgccgccgccgccgtggccgccgccgccgtcagGGGAAGCtccgcgccgcgccccgccgccccgcgacCCCCCCAACATATCGGAGCCGCGCGCGCatgcgccgccgccgcgccgccgccgctccaTTAAGAAATCCGCCgcggccacgccccccccctcctccttctgcccccccttttttcgtccccccccccctccccaagcccgccccgccgtgcccccgccgcgccgcccacGTCACCCCGCCGCACCgacgggaggggggggggggggaggccgcTGATTGGACGCCGgaccctgtcccccccccccccctttttccccccatattccccccccttctcctccccccccccttttccctcccccccttttttttccttcccccccccccgccgaaCCACTTAAAGGAGGTGCCCGCCCCGTCGGGGCTGGCGGCCGGCACAAAGCGCCACGCGTGGCCGCTCGtgggggggccgcccccccccccctcgctaCACCCCACCCCCGCGTGGCCGCCCTCGGGGAGGGGTCGTTCgaccccgtcccccccccccccccccccccagccagggGTCGCAGGTTGTGCGCAACGGGGTGCCCCCACACAGCCCCAAATATACCCCCCCCCCGCGATGGGCATGATTTtccctgctgtgttttgtttttttttttttggggggggggggcaacggaCTCCCCCCGCCCTTATTTCGGGTGGGGGAGGATATTTCCCTCCGCGGTATTCCGAGGGGGAGGGCAGAAAGGATCCCCCGCCGTATTTCGGGGGTGGGGGAAGGATGCCCCCAGCCATGTCTtagggagggtgggggggggggcagaataatacccccccacacacaccacGCTTCGA
Protein-coding regions in this window:
- the HOXC13 gene encoding homeobox protein Hox-C13, which translates into the protein MTAPLGLPPRWPDGLACRCEEAPREKNRMEGLGHCREVLPPPPPPPPGLAVPPAPPPPPQGAAYAELAAAEPPRQCPSGAASSAALGYGYPFGGGYYGCRLSHSHGVNLQQKTCAYHPGEKYPEAGGPLPGEELPSRAKEFAFYPGFASSYQPVPGYLDVSVVPGLGGHPEPRHDALLPMEGYQHWALSNGWDGQMYCSKEQSQSAHLWKSPFPDVVPLQPEVSSYRRGRKKRVPYTKIQLKELEKEYAASKFITKEKRRRISATTNLSERQVTIWFQNRRVKEKKVVSKSKTAHLHTT